One part of the Ziziphus jujuba cultivar Dongzao chromosome 2, ASM3175591v1 genome encodes these proteins:
- the LOC107405701 gene encoding bidirectional sugar transporter SWEET5, with amino-acid sequence MVNTDAVRTVVGILGNVISFGLFLSPSPTISTIIKHKSVQDFKPDPYVATVLNCAMWVLYGLPMVHPDSILVITINGIGFVIEFIYVSIFFIYSSWANRRKILIILAIEAVFVTIIAVVTLNAFHNTDDRSMFVGILAIIFNVIMYASPLTVMRMVIKTKSVKYMPFFLSLANFCNGVVWVVYALLKFDQYILIPNALGTGSGLIQLILYATYYKTTQWDEDEKPRSEVQLSNA; translated from the exons ATGGTTAACACAGATGCCGTTAGAACAGTTGTAGGGATCCTAG GAAATGTGATCTCTTTCGGGTTATTTCTCTCCCCATC GCCAACAATTTCAACAATAATAAAGCATAAATCAGTACAAGATTTCAAGCCAGATCCATACGTAGCAACTGTACTGAATTGTGCAATGTGGGTACTGTATGGCCTTCCTATGGTCCATCCAGATAGTATTCTTGTCATAACTATCAACGGCATTGGTTTCGTTATCGAATTCATCTATGTTTCCATCTTCTTTATCTACTCATCATGGGCAAATCGA cgaAAGATCCTCATTATTTTGGCGATTGAAGCTGTTTTTGTGACGATTATCGCTGTTGTTACGTTGAATGCTTTCCATAACACCGATGATCGATCAATGTTTGTTGGAATACTGGCAATTATCTTCAATGTAATTATGTATGCTTCACCATTGACAGTCATG CGTATGGTTATCAAGACAAAGAGTGTGAAGTACATGCCATTCTTTCTCTCACTAGCTAACTTTTGTAATGGAGTCGTTTGGGTTGTCTATGCTCTTCTTAAATTTGATCAATACATCttg ATTCCCAATGCATTAGGGACAGGCTCAGGATTGATTCAACTGATTCTTTATGCAACTTACTACAAGACAACACAGTGGGATGAAGATGAAAAGCCTAGATCTGAGGTCCAACTCTCCAATGCTTAA
- the LOC107405705 gene encoding serine/threonine-protein kinase STY13-like isoform X2, whose protein sequence is MKEGSDGFVRADQIDLKSLDEQLERHMSRALTMEKSKKLRDEQGNTNNFLTSTASTTTTTTTMSFLTPKKQRQEWEIDPSKLIIKGVIARGTFATVHRGVYDGQDVAVKLLDWGEEGHRAEAEVASLRAAFTQEVAVWHKLDHPNVTKFIGAKMGSAELQIQTDNGLIGMPSNICCVVVEYLAGGTLKSYLIRNMRKKLAFKIVVQLGLDLARGLSYLHSQKIVHRDVKTENMLLDKTRTVKIADFGVARVEASNPNDMTGETGTLGYMAPEVLNGNPYNRKCDVYSFGICLWEIYCCDMPYPDLTFSEVTSAVVRQNLRPDIPRCCPSSLANVMKRCWDASPEKRPEMDEVVSMLEAIDTSKGGGMIPPDQAQGCLCFRKYRGP, encoded by the exons atgaaggaaggCAGTGATGGGTTTGTGAGAGCGGATCAGATTGATCTGAAAAGCTTAGATGAACAGCTTGAGAGGCATATGAGCAGGGCTTTGACCATGGAGAAAAGCAAGAAGCTGAGAGATGAACAAGGTAATACCAACAATTTTCTTACTAGTACTGCTtctaccaccaccaccaccaccaccatgtcTTTTCTAACCCCCAAGAAGCAGAGGCAAGAATGGGAAATCGATCCCTCCAAGCTCATCATCAAGGGCGTCATTGCACGTGGCACCTTCGCCACCGTCCACCGTGGCGTCTACGACGGTCAGGATGTTGCCG TGAAATTGCTAGACTGGGGTGAAGAGGGTCACAGGGCAGAAGCTGAGGTTGCTTCACTAAGGGCAGCTTTTACACAAGAAGTTGCTGTCTGGCATAAACTTGATCATCCGAATGTTACTAAG TTTATAGGAGCAAAAATGGGCTCGGCAGAACTACAAATTCAGACTGATAATGGTCTAATTGGCATGCCTAGTAATATCTGTTGTGTTGTTGTGGAATATCTGGCTGGGGGTACTCTGAAATCTTACCTTATAAGGAATATGAGAAAGAAGTTAGCTTTTAAGATTGTTGTCCAGCTGGGTCTGGATCTTGCTAGAGG TTTGAGTTACCTTCACTCGCAGAAGATTGTTCACAGAGATGTAAAAACGGAGAACATGTTATTGGACAAGACACGTACAGTAAAAATTGCCGATTTTGGGGTTGCTCGTGTTGAAGCTTCAAATCCTAATGACATGACTGGGGAGACTGGAACACTTGGTTACATGGCTCCTGAG GTTCTCAATGGCAATCCATATAACAGGAAATGTGATGTCTACAGTTTTGGCATCTGTTTATGGGAAATATATTGCTGTGACATGCCATATCCCGATCTTACTTTTTCAGAAGTAACTTCAGCTGTGGTTCGCCAG AATCTGAGGCCAGATATACCGAGATGTTGCCCAAGTTCCCTAGCAAATGTAATGAAGCGATGCTGGGATGCCAGTCCAGAGAAGCGGCCAGAGATGGATGAAGTTGTTTCAATGTTGGAGGCAATCGACACATCAAAAGGTGGCGGCATGATTCCTCCGGACCAGGCTCAGGGTTGTCTCTGTTTTCGCAAGTACAGAGGGCCGTGA
- the LOC107406380 gene encoding transcription factor bHLH162 encodes MVRTMKNSSSSESLKLDRKTVERNRRIHMKGLCFKLASLIPPHHFKPSKDMLSQQDQLNVAACYIKQLSEKIEKMKLKKEAAIKAKEASNGNFNIDAINMIGIRLPVIELKDLGSSIEVILISGLKKNFMLYEVISVLEEEGAEVVSASFSTVGDKVFHSVHAQVKISRVGVETSRVWQRLQDLIY; translated from the exons ATGGTAAGGACGATGAAGAATAGTAGCAGTTCTGAGTCTTTGAAGCTCGACAGGAAAACTGTTGAGAGGAATCGAAGAATTCATATGAAAGGTCTTTGCTTTAAGCTTGCTTCACTTATTCCTCCTCACCATTTTAAACCATCCAAg GACATGTTATCTCAACAAGATCAGCTGAATGTCGCGGCCTGCTATATTAAACAACTCAGCGAAAAAATAGAGAAGATGAAGTTGAAAAAGGAAGCAGCAATCAAAGCCAAAGAAGCAAGCAATGGAAATTTTAATATCGATGCAATCAATATGATTGGCATAAGATTGCCTGTGATCGAATTAAAAGATTTGGGTTCGAGCATTGAAGTGATTTTGATAAGTGGATTGAAGAAGAACTTCATGTTGTATGAAGTTATTAGTGTTCTTGAGGAAGAAGGAGCTGAAGTTGTCAGTGCTAGCTTTTCAACTGTGGGAGATAAAGTCTTCCATTCAGTACACGCTCAG gtTAAAATTTCCCGAGTTGGGGTTGAGACTTCAAGGGTTTGGCAGCGTTTGCAGGATTTGATCTACTAA
- the LOC107405705 gene encoding serine/threonine-protein kinase STY13-like isoform X1, translating to MKEGSDGFVRADQIDLKSLDEQLERHMSRALTMEKSKKLRDEQGNTNNFLTSTASTTTTTTTMSFLTPKKQRQEWEIDPSKLIIKGVIARGTFATVHRGVYDGQDVAAIGDRNCTLTESVTCTNGFRMNLLVTAKKLDAVKLLDWGEEGHRAEAEVASLRAAFTQEVAVWHKLDHPNVTKFIGAKMGSAELQIQTDNGLIGMPSNICCVVVEYLAGGTLKSYLIRNMRKKLAFKIVVQLGLDLARGLSYLHSQKIVHRDVKTENMLLDKTRTVKIADFGVARVEASNPNDMTGETGTLGYMAPEVLNGNPYNRKCDVYSFGICLWEIYCCDMPYPDLTFSEVTSAVVRQNLRPDIPRCCPSSLANVMKRCWDASPEKRPEMDEVVSMLEAIDTSKGGGMIPPDQAQGCLCFRKYRGP from the exons atgaaggaaggCAGTGATGGGTTTGTGAGAGCGGATCAGATTGATCTGAAAAGCTTAGATGAACAGCTTGAGAGGCATATGAGCAGGGCTTTGACCATGGAGAAAAGCAAGAAGCTGAGAGATGAACAAGGTAATACCAACAATTTTCTTACTAGTACTGCTtctaccaccaccaccaccaccaccatgtcTTTTCTAACCCCCAAGAAGCAGAGGCAAGAATGGGAAATCGATCCCTCCAAGCTCATCATCAAGGGCGTCATTGCACGTGGCACCTTCGCCACCGTCCACCGTGGCGTCTACGACGGTCAGGATGTTGCCG CGATTGGCGATCGTAATTGTACTCTTACTGAATCCGTGACCTGCACAAACGGATTTCGGATGAATTTGCTGGTGACAGCAAAGAAGTTGGATGCTG TGAAATTGCTAGACTGGGGTGAAGAGGGTCACAGGGCAGAAGCTGAGGTTGCTTCACTAAGGGCAGCTTTTACACAAGAAGTTGCTGTCTGGCATAAACTTGATCATCCGAATGTTACTAAG TTTATAGGAGCAAAAATGGGCTCGGCAGAACTACAAATTCAGACTGATAATGGTCTAATTGGCATGCCTAGTAATATCTGTTGTGTTGTTGTGGAATATCTGGCTGGGGGTACTCTGAAATCTTACCTTATAAGGAATATGAGAAAGAAGTTAGCTTTTAAGATTGTTGTCCAGCTGGGTCTGGATCTTGCTAGAGG TTTGAGTTACCTTCACTCGCAGAAGATTGTTCACAGAGATGTAAAAACGGAGAACATGTTATTGGACAAGACACGTACAGTAAAAATTGCCGATTTTGGGGTTGCTCGTGTTGAAGCTTCAAATCCTAATGACATGACTGGGGAGACTGGAACACTTGGTTACATGGCTCCTGAG GTTCTCAATGGCAATCCATATAACAGGAAATGTGATGTCTACAGTTTTGGCATCTGTTTATGGGAAATATATTGCTGTGACATGCCATATCCCGATCTTACTTTTTCAGAAGTAACTTCAGCTGTGGTTCGCCAG AATCTGAGGCCAGATATACCGAGATGTTGCCCAAGTTCCCTAGCAAATGTAATGAAGCGATGCTGGGATGCCAGTCCAGAGAAGCGGCCAGAGATGGATGAAGTTGTTTCAATGTTGGAGGCAATCGACACATCAAAAGGTGGCGGCATGATTCCTCCGGACCAGGCTCAGGGTTGTCTCTGTTTTCGCAAGTACAGAGGGCCGTGA